In Comamonas sp. lk, the following proteins share a genomic window:
- a CDS encoding glutathione S-transferase family protein, translating into MSPTSAPKLRFYSNPMSRARMVHWMLQECDAEYETITLDYGPPMKSAQYLAINPMGKVPALQHGDTVITETGAILAYLAELYPEKQLAPAMGSPERGSYLRWLFFVAGPVEAVSTAKTEGWLNGQTPQQAVAAGFGRFDDVVATLLHAVRGKQYVCGTHFTAADLYLASYLGWSMQQGTLPTLPEFSAYALPLLARPASARADALDGPLEQLA; encoded by the coding sequence ATGTCCCCAACCTCTGCCCCCAAGCTGCGCTTCTACAGCAATCCCATGTCCCGCGCTCGCATGGTGCACTGGATGCTGCAGGAGTGCGATGCCGAGTACGAAACCATCACGCTGGACTACGGCCCGCCTATGAAGTCTGCGCAGTATCTGGCCATCAACCCCATGGGCAAGGTTCCGGCGCTGCAGCATGGCGACACCGTCATCACCGAAACCGGGGCCATACTCGCCTATCTGGCCGAGCTTTATCCCGAAAAACAGCTGGCTCCGGCCATGGGCAGCCCCGAGCGCGGCAGCTATTTGCGCTGGCTGTTTTTCGTCGCCGGGCCGGTGGAGGCGGTCTCCACCGCCAAGACCGAAGGCTGGCTGAACGGGCAAACGCCACAGCAGGCGGTGGCTGCAGGTTTTGGGCGCTTTGACGACGTAGTCGCCACCTTGCTGCACGCCGTGCGCGGCAAGCAATATGTCTGCGGCACGCACTTCACGGCGGCAGACCTCTACCTTGCCAGCTATCTGGGCTGGAGCATGCAGCAGGGCACGCTGCCCACGCTGCCGGAGTTCAGCGCCTATGCGCTGCCACTGCTGGCACGCCCGGCCTCCGCCCGCGCCGATGCACTCGACGGCCCGCTGGAGCAACTGGCCTGA
- a CDS encoding YafY family protein: MSRSARLLQLLDSLRRARQPQTGPQLARTLGISLRTLYRDIATLRTQGADILGDPGIGFEMRPGFLLPPLMFNADELEALLLGARWASLQADPQLAQAATAAMDRIRAALPLDLRIAVDTSGLLVPNMQDDPPAEPWQAALRRAIRAEHKVMLHYRDQHGVLSQRKIWPFAMAYFERSRVVSAWCELRQAFRHFRADRVDALEDLGERYPQRRQALIQRWLDETGCTLD, translated from the coding sequence ATGAGCCGCTCGGCCCGTCTGCTGCAGCTGCTGGACAGCCTGCGCCGCGCCCGCCAGCCGCAAACCGGGCCGCAACTGGCCCGGACACTGGGCATCAGCCTGCGCACGCTGTACCGCGACATCGCCACCTTGCGCACCCAGGGTGCAGACATCTTGGGCGACCCCGGCATAGGTTTCGAGATGCGGCCCGGCTTTCTGCTGCCGCCCCTGATGTTCAATGCCGACGAGCTGGAAGCCCTGCTGCTGGGCGCCCGCTGGGCTAGCTTGCAGGCCGACCCGCAACTGGCACAGGCCGCCACGGCCGCCATGGACCGCATTCGCGCGGCACTGCCACTGGATCTGCGCATTGCCGTCGATACCAGCGGCCTGCTGGTTCCCAATATGCAAGACGATCCTCCCGCCGAGCCCTGGCAGGCCGCACTGCGCCGCGCCATCCGGGCCGAACACAAGGTGATGCTGCACTACCGGGACCAGCATGGCGTGCTGAGCCAGCGCAAGATCTGGCCATTTGCCATGGCCTACTTCGAGCGCAGCCGCGTGGTCTCGGCCTGGTGCGAACTCCGTCAGGCCTTTCGCCACTTTCGTGCAGACCGCGTGGACGCGCTGGAGGATCTGGGAGAGCGTTACCCGCAACGACGTCAGGCCTTGATACAGCGCTGGCTGGACGAGACCGGCTGCACCCTGGACTGA
- a CDS encoding LLM class flavin-dependent oxidoreductase, giving the protein MKSLDKIKLSMLDLVAVREGGTVADALKIAVRTAQQAEKLGFSRYWLAEHHNMPGIASSATAVLIGHIAGATQKIRVGSGGIMLPNHAPLVVAEAFGTLAELYPDRIDLGLGRAPGTDGPTMRALRRDRVETEEDFPRDVQELQRLLGPAQEGQRIIAMPGAGTQVPIWLLGSSLFSAQLAAHMGLPYAFASHFAPRMLHQALAVYRQMFKPSATLAKPYAIVGVPVIAAPTDEEAQFLASSTYQRVLGILTGNRSRLQPPVPGFWEQLDARAQAAISDFLAVGVVGGPDTVRQGLQKLAEETQADEFMLVSDVFDAELRLRSLEITAQAIQ; this is encoded by the coding sequence ATGAAATCACTAGACAAGATCAAGCTCTCCATGCTGGATCTGGTGGCTGTGCGCGAAGGCGGCACGGTTGCCGATGCGCTCAAGATTGCCGTACGCACCGCCCAGCAGGCGGAAAAACTGGGCTTTAGCCGCTACTGGCTGGCCGAGCACCACAACATGCCAGGCATTGCCAGCTCGGCCACGGCCGTGCTGATAGGCCATATTGCAGGCGCCACGCAAAAAATTCGCGTGGGCTCGGGCGGCATCATGCTGCCCAACCACGCACCGCTGGTAGTGGCCGAGGCTTTCGGCACCCTGGCCGAGCTCTATCCCGACCGCATCGATCTGGGCCTGGGCCGTGCGCCCGGCACGGACGGCCCCACCATGCGTGCCCTGCGCCGCGACCGCGTGGAGACCGAGGAAGACTTTCCGCGCGATGTCCAGGAGCTGCAGCGTCTGCTGGGCCCTGCGCAAGAGGGTCAACGCATCATCGCCATGCCCGGTGCCGGCACCCAGGTGCCGATCTGGCTGCTGGGCTCCAGCCTGTTCTCGGCCCAGTTGGCCGCGCATATGGGTCTGCCCTACGCCTTTGCCTCGCACTTCGCGCCGCGCATGCTGCACCAGGCGCTGGCTGTCTACCGCCAGATGTTCAAGCCCTCGGCTACGCTGGCCAAGCCTTACGCCATCGTCGGCGTGCCTGTGATTGCCGCCCCCACGGACGAAGAAGCGCAGTTTCTGGCCAGCAGCACCTACCAGCGGGTTCTGGGCATTTTGACGGGCAACCGCTCGCGCCTGCAGCCTCCGGTGCCGGGTTTCTGGGAACAGCTCGATGCCCGCGCCCAGGCCGCCATCTCCGACTTTCTGGCCGTGGGTGTGGTCGGCGGGCCGGACACCGTGCGCCAGGGCCTGCAAAAGCTGGCCGAGGAAACCCAGGCCGATGAGTTCATGCTGGTCAGCGACGTGTTCGATGCCGAGCTGCGCCTGCGCAGCCTGGAGATCACCGCCCAGGCCATACAGTGA